A DNA window from Bacteroidota bacterium contains the following coding sequences:
- the xylB gene encoding xylulokinase — protein MPYLIGLDSSTTATKALIMDEHGDVLSIGTAAYDYSTPQPLWTEQNPVLWWEGTIKSVREALDKVDLDPAEIVGIGVTGQMHGSVFLDNNQQVLRPALLWNDQRTGSQCDTIRERLGKEKLVAITGNDALTGFTAPKILWLQENEPDVYKKVSHILLPKDYVRYQLTGELATDKAGAAGTLLFDIASRDWSDEVLGALGINSALLPTTYEGTAVTGRLTQEAAALLELRAGIPVMGGGGDQAAQGVGVGAVKEGIIALTLGTSGVIFAASSKPAIEPEGRLHAFCHAVPDMWHMMGVMLSAAGSLRWLRDTIAPDTAFGDLVAKTRTIKPGSDGLIFLPYLTGERTPYPDPYARGAFVGLTVRHTPAHMTQAVLEGVGFGLRDSFTLIEGSGLPQANQVRISGGGARSEEWRQILANILNAELVTVNTTEGAAYGTALLAGVGAGIWPDVPTAADAVIKVTGSTTPDDATREAYDAHYRLYRELYPALKPANDALAGL, from the coding sequence ATGCCCTACCTGATAGGACTTGACAGTTCAACAACAGCAACCAAAGCCCTCATAATGGACGAACACGGCGACGTGCTTTCTATTGGCACAGCCGCTTATGACTACAGCACGCCACAACCGCTATGGACAGAGCAAAATCCTGTACTGTGGTGGGAGGGCACCATTAAGAGCGTAAGAGAAGCGCTTGACAAAGTCGACCTGGATCCGGCTGAAATCGTAGGCATTGGCGTTACGGGCCAGATGCACGGTTCTGTTTTTTTGGATAACAATCAACAAGTATTGCGGCCGGCACTTTTGTGGAACGACCAGCGAACGGGAAGCCAATGCGACACCATCCGGGAGCGCCTCGGCAAAGAAAAGTTAGTTGCAATTACAGGCAATGATGCGCTTACCGGTTTCACTGCGCCAAAGATTTTATGGCTCCAGGAAAATGAACCAGATGTGTACAAAAAGGTCAGCCACATTTTGCTTCCCAAAGACTATGTGCGTTATCAGCTAACAGGAGAACTGGCAACCGACAAAGCGGGTGCTGCTGGAACGTTGCTCTTCGACATTGCAAGCCGCGACTGGTCAGATGAAGTACTCGGTGCACTAGGCATAAACTCGGCCCTGTTGCCGACAACATACGAAGGCACTGCTGTTACAGGGCGCTTGACCCAGGAGGCAGCGGCATTATTAGAGCTACGCGCCGGCATTCCGGTAATGGGCGGTGGTGGCGACCAGGCAGCGCAAGGGGTTGGCGTGGGCGCAGTAAAAGAAGGCATCATTGCTTTAACGCTCGGGACTTCCGGTGTGATCTTCGCCGCTTCCAGTAAACCGGCTATTGAACCTGAGGGCCGGCTACACGCCTTCTGCCATGCCGTGCCAGACATGTGGCATATGATGGGTGTGATGCTGTCTGCAGCGGGCAGCCTCCGCTGGCTCCGCGACACCATTGCGCCAGACACAGCATTTGGAGACCTCGTTGCAAAGACTCGCACAATCAAACCAGGGAGCGATGGGCTTATTTTCCTACCCTATTTAACAGGTGAAAGAACCCCTTACCCCGACCCTTATGCGCGCGGCGCCTTTGTTGGACTGACCGTTCGCCATACTCCCGCTCACATGACCCAGGCCGTGCTGGAAGGTGTCGGTTTTGGCTTGCGTGACAGCTTCACTCTGATCGAAGGATCCGGCCTTCCACAGGCTAATCAAGTGAGGATTTCAGGTGGTGGCGCACGAAGTGAAGAATGGCGACAAATCCTGGCCAACATCCTCAATGCTGAACTTGTTACTGTAAATACAACGGAAGGTGCAGCGTATGGCACTGCGCTACTCGCAGGCGTTGGTGCTGGTATTTGGCCTGATGTCCCTACTGCTGCAGATGCGGTCATAAAAGTAACCGGCTCTACTACGCCCGACGATGCAACACGTGAGGCATATGACGCGCATTACCGGCTTTACCGCGAGTTGTACCCGGCGCTTAAGCCGGCTAACGACGCGCTTGCTGGCCTATAG